A region of Streptomyces sp. WMMC500 DNA encodes the following proteins:
- a CDS encoding acyl carrier protein: MTTIDDLVVLIRDELGLPVSVEDADRPLDEIAGWDSVHLLWLTAALERRTGRSVSLPDLLEAGSLNGIHKAAVAA, from the coding sequence ACGACCATCGACGATCTTGTGGTGCTGATCCGTGACGAGCTGGGGCTGCCGGTGTCCGTCGAGGACGCCGACCGGCCTCTGGACGAGATCGCCGGCTGGGACTCGGTGCACCTGCTCTGGCTGACGGCCGCGCTCGAACGCCGCACCGGGCGCAGCGTGTCGCTTCCGGACCTGCTGGAGGCCGGCAGCCTCAACGGCATCCACAAGGCGGCGGTCGCGGCGTGA